The genomic stretch TCGGCGCCGAGGGCCCAGAGTTCGTTGGCGATACTGGCGGTCGCGAATTCGTGGTCCCGGGCGGGCGCGAGGGTGGTGAGGCCGATGGGGCGGGCAGCTTCGGCCAGGGCAAGCGCGAGGCCGCGGAGCGGCGGGCCGCCGGGGCCGACGAGGGCGACCGGGCGGTTCACCGGAACACCACCAGGAGCATCGGCAGGACGAGGGCGAGGACGACGAGGATGGCGATGCCGAGGGCGATGGTGTTCCAGTCGCGGGTGCGGAGCTGGCCGCTGTAGTACTGCTGCTCCCAGGTGCCGTCCATCAGGTCGCGGTCGCGCTCGTCGGGGCCGAGGTCGCGGTCATCGGCGGGCGGGCCGAGGGGGATGCGGTCGTCATCGTCGTCGGGGTACACGGTGGGATGGTACCGCAGGGCGGCGTCGCGGTCAGACCAGGCGGCCGTGCTCGTCGCGGATTTCGGGGCCCTCGACGCGGGCGCGGCCGTCGCCGAACTTCGCGTCGCGCCAGTGGAGGGCAGCCTTGAGGCCCTGCTCGGCGGCGATGCGGCCGAATTCGCGGACGGAGGGTGCGAGGTGGGCGCGCGCGTCGTTCTCCGCGCCGAGGCGCTGCATGGTGCGGGCGCCCATGAGTTCGAGGGCAAGGTTGACGATCCGCTTGTTGGCGGAGAGGAGGTCGGTGTCGATCATGGCCATGCGGTCGACGAGGCCTTCAACCTCCTGGGCGAGGAGATTCGCGGGGACGGCCTTGAGGACGAGGCCGATCTTGGCGGCCTCCGCGCCGGTGATGGTGTCGCCGGTGAGGAAGAGGCGCTTCGTCCACTGGGGGCCGCAGTGGTAAACCCACATCTGGTTGGGGAGGGAGCCCATGGCGCGGGCGGGCGGGAAGCCGATGACGGCGTCTTCGGCGGCGATGACGATGTCGCAGAGGAAGGCGATATCGGTACCGCCGGCGAGGCAGTAGCCATGGACCTGGGCGACGACGGGCTTGTGCATGTCGAAGATCGCCATGCGGAGGCGCTGGGCGCGCTCGAGCTGCCAGGCGTCGTCGTCGAAGGTGCGTGCGCCGCGGTACACGGAGGTGTAGTGGTCGCCCTCGGGCGCAGGGCGGCGGTTGCCGAGGGGGGTGAGGTCGTAGCCGGCGGAGAAGGCGCGGCCGGCGCCGCGGATGATGACGGCGTGGACGCGGGTGTCGTTGTCGGCCTCCCAGAGGGCGTCGTGGAGCTCCTGCTGGAGTTCGAGGCTGAGGGCGTTGAGCTTTTCGGGGCGGTTGAGGGTGATGCGCGCCCGGCCGCGTTCGACTTCGTAGAGGATGGTGCGGTAGTCGTTCATGCTGCTGCCTCCGTGGGAGGCGAGTATAGCCCGGTGCGGCAGGGGCCTGCGGGAACGGGAAGCGCCCGCCGGCGGCGGGCACGGCGGGCGCTCAGGGGGCGGGAGGAGCTGCGGGCTGCTAGACGGTGATGCCGTAGAGGCGCTGGGCCTCCTTCTTGAGTTCGCCGCGGAAGTCGGGATGGGCGATGGAGATCATCTCGTTGATGCGTTCGCGGATGGACTTGCCGGTAAGCTTCGCGATGCCCTGTTCGGTGACGACGTAGTCGACGAAGCCGCGGTGGACGGTGACAACCGTTCCAGGCGGGTGGCCGCCGACGATGCGGGTGTGGCGGGTATCGCCGATGAGCGAGCTGGAGGGGAGGACGATGACGGAACCGTTGGCGGCGGTGGAGGCGCCGATGGCGAAGACGGCCTGGCCGCCAGTGCCGGAGTAGACGAGGTTGCCCTGGGTCTCGGAGGAGACGTTGCCGGTGAGGTCGACGGCGAGGGCGTTGTTGACGGCGATGAAGTTCTCGATCTGGAGGAGGAGGCGGATGTCGTCGGTATGGGTGAAGTCGTAGAGCTCGTAGGTGTCGTTGCCGTTGATGCGGGCGAGGTCCTCGGGCGGAACCTGGCCGAGGGCGCTGGCGACGACCTTGCCGACGTGGTGGGGCT from Tepidiforma thermophila encodes the following:
- a CDS encoding crotonase/enoyl-CoA hydratase family protein; the protein is MNDYRTILYEVERGRARITLNRPEKLNALSLELQQELHDALWEADNDTRVHAVIIRGAGRAFSAGYDLTPLGNRRPAPEGDHYTSVYRGARTFDDDAWQLERAQRLRMAIFDMHKPVVAQVHGYCLAGGTDIAFLCDIVIAAEDAVIGFPPARAMGSLPNQMWVYHCGPQWTKRLFLTGDTITGAEAAKIGLVLKAVPANLLAQEVEGLVDRMAMIDTDLLSANKRIVNLALELMGARTMQRLGAENDARAHLAPSVREFGRIAAEQGLKAALHWRDAKFGDGRARVEGPEIRDEHGRLV